A window of Bacteroidales bacterium contains these coding sequences:
- a CDS encoding M23 family metallopeptidase yields MRFLNLYIKGLFSIFLFALNFGNIIYAQEFIPPMKGAMYLSGSFAELRDSHFHSGIDIKTGGAIGKNVYAVADGYVSRIAVSSGGFGKALYIVHTNGYTSVYAHLDRFREDIDKYAKKYQYDNESFPANIYLNAETFPVKQGDLIAISGNSGSSGGPHLHFEIRKTSNEKPLNPLLFDFPVKDWTRPKINHLRIFPCDNSSFINGKNQAYNCKIAGWGEEYRIENNDTLKIKGRIYLGIGTYDAMNDVDNKNGIYTIDCVIDNDTIYSFVADGFLFADTRYINSIIDYPTYINNKYRVYKTYSEPNNKLNMLKFTKNNGIVELNDSQPHTVKYIVKDTYLNTSVLTFTIIADDNCYDVKSGKEFDYHFKYNQDNKLILDDFKLDIKANKLFDDIKFNFSKIESSEKNIYSAVYAVGDRTITSFSPFDISLKINPEITDDVKARLYVATLNDKGNWVYCNSKLSGDWLTASTRNMGSYALFCDINPPSINCSALNKNSVTDISNLKEFKVYIKDEETGIASFRPTLNGEWILMDYDAKNNVLIYSFDYKLKKGKNIFKLTVKDNCGNVSEIERELLY; encoded by the coding sequence ATGAGGTTTTTAAATTTATACATAAAAGGTTTGTTTTCCATTTTTCTTTTTGCCTTGAACTTTGGAAACATTATTTATGCGCAAGAATTTATTCCGCCTATGAAAGGTGCGATGTATCTCTCAGGCTCTTTTGCAGAATTGCGTGATAGTCATTTTCATTCGGGAATTGATATAAAAACCGGCGGCGCAATCGGAAAAAATGTTTATGCTGTAGCAGATGGATATGTATCAAGAATTGCAGTTAGTTCCGGAGGTTTTGGAAAAGCATTATATATTGTTCATACAAATGGTTATACTTCTGTTTATGCACATCTAGATCGTTTTAGAGAGGATATTGATAAATATGCAAAAAAATATCAATATGATAATGAGAGTTTTCCTGCGAATATTTATTTGAATGCCGAAACTTTTCCTGTTAAACAGGGCGACTTAATTGCGATTTCCGGAAATTCCGGTTCTTCGGGTGGCCCGCATCTGCATTTCGAAATAAGAAAAACAAGTAACGAAAAACCTCTGAATCCGTTGTTGTTTGATTTTCCGGTTAAGGATTGGACCCGGCCGAAGATTAATCATCTTAGAATTTTTCCTTGCGATAATTCTTCATTTATTAATGGTAAAAACCAAGCTTATAATTGCAAAATTGCCGGTTGGGGAGAAGAATATCGAATAGAAAATAATGATACCCTGAAAATTAAGGGTCGGATTTACTTAGGAATTGGTACTTATGATGCAATGAATGATGTGGATAATAAAAACGGAATTTATACTATTGACTGTGTTATTGACAATGATACTATTTATTCCTTTGTTGCAGATGGATTCTTATTTGCTGATACTCGCTATATAAACAGCATCATTGATTACCCTACATATATTAATAATAAATACAGAGTTTATAAAACATATTCCGAACCTAATAATAAGCTGAATATGTTGAAGTTTACTAAAAATAACGGGATTGTTGAACTTAACGATAGCCAACCTCATACTGTAAAATACATTGTTAAAGATACATATTTAAATACTTCAGTATTAACCTTTACAATTATTGCAGATGATAATTGTTATGATGTAAAATCAGGAAAAGAATTTGATTATCATTTTAAATATAATCAGGATAATAAATTGATATTGGATGATTTTAAACTTGATATTAAAGCAAATAAATTGTTTGATGATATAAAGTTTAATTTTTCAAAAATAGAAAGTTCCGAGAAAAATATCTATTCGGCTGTTTATGCAGTCGGAGACAGAACAATAACTTCCTTTTCACCTTTTGATATTTCATTGAAAATAAATCCGGAAATTACGGATGATGTTAAGGCAAGATTGTATGTCGCAACTTTGAATGATAAAGGTAATTGGGTTTATTGTAACAGCAAATTATCCGGAGATTGGTTAACTGCCAGCACTCGTAATATGGGCTCATATGCACTATTTTGTGATATTAATCCGCCGAGTATTAATTGTTCCGCCTTAAATAAAAACAGTGTAACTGACATTTCGAATCTTAAAGAATTTAAAGTTTACATTAAAGATGAAGAAACCGGAATAGCTTCGTTTCGCCCGACATTAAACGGCGAATGGATTTTAATGGATTATGATGCAAAGAATAATGTGTTGATATACAGCTTTGATTATAAACTTAAGAAAGGAAAAAATATTTTCAAGTTAACGGTTAAGGATAATTGCGGAAATGTTTCTGAAATAGAAAGAGAGTTATTGTATTGA
- a CDS encoding DUF4301 family protein, which produces MFSKEDIEQIKVKGISPETIEKQLEIFRKGAKHIKLYRSAVFMQDISDILSKDAVAMEPEFKVLSFIPASGAATRMFDNLYKTLAAINDVGEENFILKIDNDHQSAFTFFNNIKKFAFFDELDECLKKDGLNINELLKKNKYKIILEYILGNKGLNFGSKPKALIPFHKEKDRLKCAYEEHITEAAKYTKGKDIYLHFTLSPEHLNEFNENFFKIKDYYENQLDKKIHVETSIQSPSTDTIAVNPDNTLFRNSDNSLLFRPGGHGALIHNLNELDADFILIKNIDNVVPDSRKSLIIRTRLKMMDDFAQFCALRNEALHILENAIENKKEINLTLPESIAVTVLKLFPPDNYDTLEYNEKLNVLYNLLNRPIRVCGVVKNEGEPGGGPFVTYDNDKLSMQIVEKSQIDINNPDQVKIFESSKYFNPVDIICCTKNHKAEKYNLEIYIDHDAGFISNKTKDGKPLKALELPGLWNGAMSNWITIFVEVPIETFNPVKTVNDLLRPSHQ; this is translated from the coding sequence ATGTTTTCTAAAGAAGATATCGAACAAATTAAAGTCAAAGGCATCAGTCCGGAAACAATAGAAAAACAACTTGAAATTTTTAGAAAAGGCGCTAAACATATCAAACTTTACAGAAGTGCGGTATTTATGCAAGATATTTCGGATATACTCAGCAAAGACGCCGTTGCCATGGAACCTGAGTTTAAAGTTTTGAGTTTCATTCCTGCAAGCGGAGCCGCAACACGAATGTTTGATAACTTATATAAAACTCTTGCGGCTATTAATGATGTCGGAGAGGAAAATTTTATTTTGAAAATAGATAATGACCATCAATCTGCTTTTACCTTTTTTAATAACATCAAGAAATTCGCTTTCTTTGACGAATTGGACGAATGTTTGAAAAAAGACGGGTTAAATATTAACGAGCTACTTAAAAAAAATAAATATAAAATTATTTTAGAATATATTCTTGGTAATAAAGGGTTGAATTTTGGTTCGAAACCGAAAGCCTTAATCCCATTTCACAAGGAAAAAGACAGGTTGAAATGTGCTTATGAGGAGCATATTACGGAGGCTGCTAAATATACAAAAGGTAAAGATATTTACTTACACTTTACTTTATCGCCCGAACATCTTAATGAATTTAATGAAAACTTTTTTAAGATTAAGGATTATTACGAAAATCAGCTCGATAAGAAAATTCATGTAGAAACCTCCATACAATCTCCTTCCACCGATACAATTGCTGTAAATCCCGACAATACTTTATTTAGAAATTCGGATAACAGTTTGTTATTCCGCCCGGGCGGGCACGGCGCATTAATTCATAATCTCAATGAATTAGATGCCGATTTCATTCTGATAAAAAACATTGATAATGTTGTACCCGACAGCAGGAAAAGTCTTATTATCAGAACCAGATTAAAAATGATGGACGATTTTGCTCAATTCTGTGCTTTAAGAAATGAAGCACTTCATATTCTGGAAAATGCAATCGAAAATAAAAAAGAAATAAACCTCACATTACCGGAGTCTATTGCAGTTACGGTATTAAAATTATTTCCACCCGACAATTACGACACATTAGAATATAATGAAAAATTAAACGTATTATATAATCTATTAAACAGGCCGATACGTGTCTGCGGAGTGGTTAAAAACGAAGGTGAACCTGGCGGCGGCCCGTTTGTAACCTACGATAATGACAAATTATCAATGCAAATTGTAGAAAAATCACAAATCGACATAAACAATCCTGATCAGGTTAAAATATTTGAAAGTTCAAAATATTTCAATCCTGTAGATATTATTTGTTGTACAAAAAATCACAAAGCCGAAAAGTACAATCTTGAAATTTATATTGATCATGATGCCGGATTTATCTCCAACAAAACTAAAGACGGCAAGCCATTGAAAGCTCTGGAATTACCTGGTTTATGGAATGGTGCCATGAGCAATTGGATAACAATTTTTGTCGAAGTTCCGATAGAAACTTTCAATCCGGTAAAAACAGTAAACGATTTACTACGGCCTTCGCATCAATAA
- a CDS encoding glycosyltransferase family 1 protein, which translates to MNNNFSINIISFNVPYPPNYGGTIDIFYKIKTLNELGVKIHLHCFYYNRDKAPELNKYCESVNYYNRDTGFKSNLSFTPYIIASRKSDKLAENLLKNDFPIIFEGLHSCFLIDDERFKDRLRIYRESNIEHEYYYHLGKSSKKFVDKFYYFIESFRLKLFQKKLRHADIMLVVSRNDQKYLQEKFPDNKIYYIPSFHGNEEVVSKTGKGEYLLYHGNLSVEENIVAANYLINNVFSKISEKVIIAGLDPDDSIKKNVSKYANIELIANPDENEMRKLIENAHINILYTQQATGLKLKLLNVLYQGRFVLVNSKMCAGTNLNNLCIIADTSMDMINKIEFLFKQDFSNEDILMRNAKLDEIFNDKKGGQEIISLIEKNYKSIQ; encoded by the coding sequence ATGAATAATAATTTTTCTATTAATATAATTTCTTTTAACGTTCCATACCCACCTAACTATGGCGGAACTATTGATATTTTTTATAAAATAAAGACTTTAAATGAGTTAGGTGTAAAAATTCATTTACATTGCTTTTATTATAATAGAGACAAAGCTCCCGAACTTAATAAATATTGTGAATCTGTTAATTATTATAATCGAGATACGGGCTTCAAAAGCAACCTGTCATTTACACCTTATATAATTGCCAGCCGCAAATCCGACAAACTCGCAGAAAATTTATTAAAAAACGATTTTCCCATCATTTTCGAAGGTCTGCATTCTTGTTTTTTAATTGATGATGAAAGATTTAAAGATAGATTGAGAATATACAGGGAAAGCAATATCGAACATGAATACTATTATCACCTCGGGAAATCATCTAAAAAATTTGTAGATAAATTCTATTATTTTATTGAAAGTTTCAGGTTGAAATTATTTCAAAAGAAATTAAGGCATGCCGACATCATGTTAGTTGTATCAAGAAATGATCAAAAATATCTTCAAGAAAAATTTCCTGATAATAAAATTTATTATATACCAAGTTTTCATGGAAATGAAGAAGTAGTTTCAAAAACCGGAAAAGGTGAATATCTTCTTTATCATGGGAATTTATCAGTAGAAGAAAATATCGTAGCGGCAAATTATCTGATTAATAACGTTTTTTCTAAAATTTCTGAAAAAGTAATTATTGCTGGATTGGATCCGGATGATTCAATAAAAAAGAATGTTTCAAAATATGCAAATATTGAACTTATTGCAAATCCGGATGAAAATGAGATGCGCAAGCTAATTGAAAATGCTCATATCAATATTCTTTACACCCAACAAGCAACCGGATTAAAATTAAAGTTATTAAATGTGCTTTATCAAGGACGTTTCGTTCTTGTTAACTCAAAAATGTGCGCCGGAACTAATTTAAATAATCTATGTATTATTGCCGATACCTCTATGGATATGATAAACAAAATCGAATTTTTATTCAAACAGGATTTTTCAAATGAAGATATTTTAATGCGAAATGCTAAACTTGATGAAATTTTTAATGATAAAAAAGGAGGACAAGAAATCATTTCCTTAATTGAGAAAAATTATAAATCAATACAATAA
- the hutH gene encoding histidine ammonia-lyase, whose product MNYIISSQKISIQEIETIIRENHTISLSEESKNKIVKCREYLDKKLAASQNPIYGINTGFGSLCNTSIDEKDLSQLQINLVMSHACGCGEEVPQEIVKIMLLLKVKSLSFGHSGVKLDTVERLIYFFNNDITPVVYKQGSLGASGDLAPLAHLSLPLLGMGEVYYKGEKYNSSDILSKFNLQAIGLASKEGLALLNGTQFMQAFGVYSLIKGNNLSNLSDLIASVSLEAFDAKIDPFDPLLHTIRNHKGQIETAKNISEILSDSKIIHREKKHVQDPYSFRCIPQVHGASKDAIEYATRIFEEEINAVTDNPTIFPEEDKILSGGNFHGQPLAISMDFLAIALAELANISERRTYQLISGKRNLPSFLIAKSGLNSGFMIPQYAAASIVSQNKQLCTPASVDSIESSQGQEDHVSMGANSATKLFTVTNNVETVLAIELMTAAQALDFRKDAKASTKIREFVSEYRKHVTFVENDRYLHPDIKKSVEFIDKF is encoded by the coding sequence ATGAATTACATTATCTCATCGCAAAAAATTAGCATACAAGAAATCGAAACAATTATCCGTGAAAATCACACGATTTCACTTTCCGAAGAATCAAAAAATAAGATAGTAAAATGCAGGGAATATCTTGATAAGAAACTTGCCGCATCTCAAAATCCGATTTACGGAATTAATACCGGTTTCGGTTCTCTTTGTAATACAAGCATTGATGAAAAAGATCTTTCTCAGTTGCAAATCAACCTGGTTATGTCGCATGCATGCGGCTGCGGCGAAGAAGTACCGCAGGAAATTGTAAAGATAATGTTACTTCTAAAAGTTAAATCCCTTTCTTTCGGACATTCGGGAGTAAAACTTGATACAGTTGAAAGATTAATTTATTTTTTTAATAATGATATTACTCCTGTAGTTTACAAACAAGGTTCGTTAGGTGCTTCCGGCGATCTGGCTCCTTTGGCACATCTATCACTGCCTTTGCTTGGAATGGGAGAAGTATATTATAAGGGTGAGAAATATAATTCTTCGGATATACTTTCTAAGTTTAATTTGCAAGCTATAGGTTTAGCCTCAAAAGAAGGATTAGCGTTATTAAACGGCACGCAATTTATGCAAGCTTTCGGAGTTTACAGTTTGATAAAAGGAAATAACCTGAGCAATTTGTCGGATCTTATCGCTTCCGTTTCCCTCGAAGCTTTCGACGCCAAAATAGATCCTTTTGATCCGCTCTTGCACACCATCAGAAATCATAAAGGTCAAATTGAAACCGCCAAAAATATCAGCGAGATTTTATCAGACAGCAAAATAATTCATCGTGAGAAGAAACATGTTCAGGATCCTTACTCTTTCAGATGCATTCCACAAGTTCACGGAGCTTCCAAAGATGCAATCGAATATGCTACAAGAATTTTTGAGGAAGAGATTAACGCAGTAACTGACAACCCGACTATTTTTCCGGAGGAAGATAAGATTTTATCCGGAGGAAATTTTCACGGACAGCCTCTGGCAATATCAATGGATTTTCTTGCAATTGCACTTGCCGAACTTGCAAATATTTCGGAAAGAAGAACTTACCAATTGATTTCCGGAAAACGCAATTTACCGAGTTTTCTTATTGCAAAATCTGGATTAAACTCAGGATTTATGATTCCGCAATATGCAGCCGCTTCAATAGTTAGCCAGAACAAACAACTCTGCACCCCCGCTTCGGTAGATTCCATCGAATCATCTCAAGGGCAGGAAGATCATGTTAGTATGGGAGCAAACAGTGCAACTAAGCTGTTTACGGTGACTAATAATGTTGAAACGGTTTTAGCAATTGAATTAATGACAGCAGCACAAGCTTTAGACTTCAGAAAAGATGCCAAGGCATCAACTAAGATCAGAGAATTCGTTTCCGAATACAGAAAACATGTTACTTTCGTAGAAAACGACAGGTATCTTCATCCTGATATAAAAAAATCAGTAGAATTTATAGATAAGTTCTAA
- a CDS encoding CAP domain-containing protein produces MKYFVTIIFILLSLSLSSQDFSSICLDNKEQEIINLINQYRVENNLPELKLSASLCYVADVHAKDLCINRPQDNCGSLNSWSNKGRWSRICYNKSKTAFKDMKNKPSELTQYKGQSIELVYYGSDNYTAQDVLNEWKKNPPFNNLILNKQPYASTKWLAIGVGYFEGYLCVWFGPSEDKFTEVEKCAEMPVVQETTSQEIKTVATTPGGVFVRDRADVNDANKSQNDNSQNKHEVEVTYSSTTIGLDEINKIKEENTSDDDFENFDKIPDEKTIIEEKFVEETVVVPQTPAIQENTIVSSEMWYVIVSVASDKHSADEAVANMKKIGYSNSSAVFDKDAKYQFRIAAGSFVNKDDAEILKNELVKKGYKDAWLLKK; encoded by the coding sequence ATGAAATATTTTGTGACAATTATATTCATTTTATTGTCTTTATCTTTATCATCACAAGATTTTTCTTCGATATGTCTTGATAATAAAGAACAAGAAATCATTAATTTGATAAATCAATATAGAGTTGAGAATAATTTACCTGAATTGAAGCTATCTGCTTCATTATGTTATGTGGCTGATGTTCATGCAAAGGATTTATGCATTAATAGGCCTCAGGATAATTGCGGTTCTTTAAATTCATGGTCGAATAAGGGCAGATGGAGTAGAATTTGTTATAATAAAAGCAAAACTGCTTTTAAAGACATGAAAAACAAACCTTCGGAGTTGACTCAGTATAAAGGACAATCCATAGAACTTGTGTATTATGGGTCGGATAATTATACCGCCCAAGATGTTTTAAATGAATGGAAAAAAAATCCTCCGTTCAATAATCTTATACTAAATAAACAACCTTATGCATCAACAAAATGGCTTGCAATTGGAGTGGGATATTTTGAAGGTTATCTCTGTGTTTGGTTCGGACCATCGGAAGATAAATTTACCGAAGTTGAGAAATGTGCGGAAATGCCGGTTGTGCAAGAAACTACAAGTCAAGAGATTAAAACTGTTGCGACAACACCTGGAGGTGTTTTTGTACGGGACAGAGCGGATGTTAATGATGCAAATAAAAGTCAAAACGATAACTCACAAAATAAACATGAAGTTGAAGTAACTTACAGCAGTACTACAATCGGTCTTGATGAAATAAATAAGATAAAAGAAGAAAATACTTCTGATGATGATTTCGAAAATTTCGATAAAATTCCTGATGAAAAAACTATAATCGAGGAAAAATTTGTTGAAGAAACCGTAGTAGTTCCTCAAACTCCGGCTATACAGGAAAACACAATTGTTTCATCGGAAATGTGGTATGTAATTGTTTCGGTTGCTTCGGATAAACACTCGGCAGATGAAGCTGTTGCCAATATGAAAAAGATTGGGTATTCAAACTCAAGTGCGGTTTTCGATAAAGATGCAAAATACCAATTCCGTATTGCTGCCGGCTCATTCGTCAATAAAGATGATGCAGAAATATTAAAAAATGAATTAGTTAAGAAAGGATATAAAGACGCATGGCTACTGAAGAAGTAA
- a CDS encoding type IIA DNA topoisomerase subunit B gives MATEEVNNLLVTNDPNYNDDSVKTLAWNQHIRHRSGMYIGKLGDGATQDDGIYILLKEVLDNSVDEFMMGCGKAINLDIDESGTVTVRDFGRGIPLGSLKDCVSKINTGAKYDSGAFKRSVGLNGVGLKAVNALSSFFRAESVRNGEKKIVEFSKGELVFESGLEYSEEKNGTKIIFTPDNDLFTNYHFIEEYIDKLLWNYCYLNIGLTINYNGEKYLSKNGLLDLLAQNITESEMEYPIVHFYDDDIDVAFTHRNSSYSEEYFSFANSQYTPHGGTHVAALKEAFVKTVKDFYKKDFDPQDVRHSLIVALSIKITEPNFEGQTKTKLGSLLMEPDGRSIRTFINDFIKRNLDNYLHKDKDVAESMLKRIVASEKERKEINEIKKISRETSKKASLNNKKLRDCRVHFNTNNERKLESTIFITEGLSASGSITKSRDVLTQAVFSLRGKPQNCYGKPKHIAYQNEEFNLLQSALNIENGLEGLRYNNVVIATDADVDGMHIRLLLLTFFLQFYPELVKSGHVYILQTPLFRVRNKKETRYCYTEEERIKAIKEVKDPEITRFKGLGEISPDEFGNLIGKNMRLDPVLLSTASQIPELLSFYMGENDKDRQIFIMENLREEAI, from the coding sequence ATGGCTACTGAAGAAGTAAATAATCTGCTTGTTACAAACGACCCCAATTATAACGATGACAGTGTAAAAACCTTAGCTTGGAATCAACATATCAGGCATCGCTCAGGTATGTATATCGGTAAACTTGGCGATGGAGCTACACAAGATGACGGGATTTATATTTTATTGAAAGAGGTACTGGATAACTCCGTCGATGAATTTATGATGGGCTGCGGTAAAGCAATTAATTTGGATATTGATGAAAGCGGAACCGTTACAGTTAGAGATTTCGGACGCGGTATTCCTTTGGGCAGTCTTAAAGATTGTGTTTCCAAAATCAATACAGGCGCAAAATATGATTCCGGTGCATTTAAAAGATCGGTCGGTTTAAATGGTGTCGGACTTAAGGCTGTTAATGCACTTTCTTCGTTTTTCAGAGCGGAAAGTGTTAGAAACGGCGAAAAGAAAATTGTTGAATTTTCTAAAGGCGAACTCGTTTTTGAATCGGGTTTGGAATACAGCGAAGAAAAAAACGGCACGAAAATTATTTTCACACCAGATAATGACTTGTTTACCAATTATCATTTTATTGAAGAATATATTGATAAACTTCTTTGGAATTATTGTTATTTGAATATCGGACTTACAATCAATTACAACGGTGAGAAATATCTTTCTAAAAACGGATTACTTGATTTGCTTGCGCAAAACATAACCGAGAGTGAAATGGAATATCCTATCGTACATTTTTATGATGATGATATTGATGTTGCTTTTACTCACAGGAACAGCTCGTATAGTGAAGAGTATTTTTCTTTTGCAAACAGTCAGTATACACCTCACGGCGGTACACATGTTGCTGCTCTTAAAGAAGCTTTTGTGAAAACTGTTAAGGATTTTTACAAGAAGGATTTCGATCCTCAGGATGTTCGTCATTCTCTTATTGTTGCTCTAAGTATCAAAATTACTGAACCTAATTTTGAGGGACAAACTAAAACTAAATTAGGCTCATTGTTAATGGAACCCGACGGAAGGTCAATAAGAACTTTTATTAATGATTTTATTAAGAGAAATCTTGATAATTATCTTCATAAAGATAAGGATGTTGCCGAAAGTATGCTCAAGAGAATTGTAGCTTCGGAAAAAGAAAGAAAAGAAATAAACGAAATAAAAAAGATTTCGCGTGAAACTTCGAAGAAAGCAAGTCTTAATAATAAAAAACTTCGCGATTGTAGAGTTCATTTCAATACTAATAATGAAAGAAAATTGGAATCTACGATTTTCATTACCGAAGGATTATCTGCCAGCGGTTCAATAACAAAATCGCGTGATGTCTTAACTCAGGCCGTATTTAGTTTACGCGGAAAACCGCAAAACTGTTACGGGAAACCAAAACATATTGCTTATCAAAACGAAGAATTCAATCTTCTGCAGTCTGCTCTAAACATCGAAAACGGTTTGGAAGGTTTAAGATACAACAATGTTGTTATCGCTACAGACGCTGATGTCGACGGAATGCATATCAGGCTTTTACTTCTGACTTTCTTTTTGCAATTTTATCCTGAATTAGTGAAGAGCGGACATGTTTACATTTTGCAAACACCTCTTTTTAGGGTTAGAAACAAAAAAGAAACGCGATATTGTTATACCGAAGAGGAGAGAATAAAAGCGATAAAAGAAGTTAAAGACCCCGAAATTACTAGATTTAAAGGTCTTGGTGAAATTAGTCCTGATGAATTCGGAAATTTGATTGGTAAAAACATGAGGCTTGATCCCGTTTTACTTAGTACAGCATCTCAGATTCCTGAATTGTTATCTTTTTATATGGGAGAGAATGATAAAGACCGGCAGATTTTTATCATGGAGAATTTGAGGGAAGAAGCTATTTAG